The Polypterus senegalus isolate Bchr_013 chromosome 1, ASM1683550v1, whole genome shotgun sequence genome includes a window with the following:
- the LOC120524258 gene encoding zinc finger protein OZF-like, with product MEKTSSRRSTAGKKEVAKGTEKKGPSNEPPPIVETKDHNLIIKTDMSSSFSSFYPADPDGFSTTLSHFCRKCGKGFARLWDLRYHMRSHQEGRGFVCRTCGKAFFQSSSLLRHEVSHTGEKPFKCAECGKSFAHSVQLENHRRSHSGERPFICLTCGKGFMSSSHLSQHKRTHWPAESRHACPLCGKTFSRPWNVLQHLRFHTGERNFHCEDCGKNFFRSSDLLRHQRIHTGEKPFRCEVCNKNFSRSSVLAKHARIHTGERPFKCEVCSKAFITSSQLVEHRRVHTGETPYLCSDCGKTFKFSFLLKRHMRTHSGERPYSCADCAKAFKTSGHLHKHQLIHAREGRYRCHFCQQLFPNRMKLDRHTRFEHGPDGDGGSGLLLESSPAVMDPESDAAGEAEGHSLRKMVQVKDDDEDDDDDDDLDIEEVDDEMEEEEEEEVIDEEEMIDDDDDDEEEVIDDDDEEEENDE from the coding sequence ATGGAAAAAACCTCTTCTAGAAGAAGTACGGCTGGCAAAAAAGAAGTGGCCAAAGGAACTGAAAAGAAGGGGCCGTCAAACGAGCCGCCACCTATTGTAGAAACCAAGGATCATAATCTTATCATAAAAACTGATATGTCCTCCTCGTTCTCCTCTTTCTATCCTGCTGATCCAGATGGCTTTTCTACGACACTGTCACACTTTTGTAGGAAGTGCGGAAAAGGCTTTGCTCGGCTGTGGGATCTGCGCTACCACATGCGCTCCCATCAGGAGGGCCGTGGCTTCGTCTGTAGAACCTGTGGAAAGGCCTTCTTTCAGTCCTCGTCACTGCTGCGTCATGAGGTCAGCCACACTGGGGAGAAGCCTTTCAAGTGTGCAGAGTGTGGCAAGAGCTTTGCCCATTCCGTACAACTGGAGAACCACCGTCGTAGCCACTCTGGTGAGCGCCCCTTCATTTGCCTGACCTGCGGCAAAGGCTTTATGTCCTCTTCCCACCTGTCCCAGCACAAGCGCACTCACTGGCCGGCAGAGTCCCGGCATGCCTGCCCACTGTGTGGCAAGACCTTCTCTCGCCCCTGGAACGTACTGCAGCATCTGCGTTTTCACACTGGGGAGCGGAACTTCCATTGTGAAGACTGTGGGAAGAACTTTTTCCGCTCTTCTGATTTGCTACGCCACCAGCGCATCCACACAGGGGAGAAACCTTTCCGTTGTGAAGTGTGCAACAAAAACTTTTCGCGTTCCTCTGTTCTGGCCAAACACGCCCGAATTCACACCGGTGAGCGTCCCTTCAAGTGTGAAGTCTGCTCCAAGGCTTTTATTACATCTTCACAGCTGGTAGAGCATCGCCGTGTCCACACAGGGGAGACGCCTTATCTCTGCTCCGACTGCGGGAAGACCTTCAAATTCTCATTCCTGCTTAAACGTCACATGCGCACGCACTCTGGGGAGAGGCCATACTCATGTGCAGACTGTGCCAAGGCCTTCAAGACTTCTGGCCACCTTCACAAACATCAGCTCATTCATGCCCGTGAAGGTCGTTACCGCTGCCACTTCTGCCAGCAGCTTTTTCCCAACCGAATGAAATTGGACCGGCATACCCGCTTTGAGCACGGCCCtgatggagatggtggcagtggGTTGCTTTTAGAAAGTAGCCCAGCTGTGATGGACCCAGAGTCTGATGCTGCAGGAGAGGCCGAAGGGCATAGCCTACGAAAGATGGTGCAAGTGAAAGacgatgatgaagatgatgacgACGACGATGATCTGGACATCGAAGAAGTTGATGATGagatggaggaagaggaagaagaggaggtgaTTGATGAGGAGGAGATGATAGATGATGACGACGATGATGAGGAGGAAGTGATAGACGATGATGATGaggaagaagaaaatgatgaaTAA